In the Catharus ustulatus isolate bCatUst1 chromosome 18, bCatUst1.pri.v2, whole genome shotgun sequence genome, one interval contains:
- the CHEK2 gene encoding serine/threonine-protein kinase Chk2, which yields MSRETGSETQQSQSAQQSQSGTSSSSSGSQSTSQSSLSSGTLSSLDTVPTQELPSIPEDQESEELAPQPWGRLFALGKGFINCECVNEEYWFGRDKSCDYSFSKLGLSETGFYQNYSKKHFRIFREMGPKNSLVAYIEDHSANGTFVNRELIGKGRRLPLTHNSEISLSIQTNKVFVFSDLTVDDQMMFPKEFREKYIMSKTLGSGACGEVKLAFEKSTCNKVAVKIINKRKFMASGLTEANPALNINTEIEILKKIDHPCLIKIKNFFEAEDYYIVLELMEGGELYDRVSRPIKMKEDTCKLYFYQMLLAVKYLHDNGIIHRDLKPENVLLSSSEEICLIKITDFGQSKILGEASLMKTLCGTPMYLAPEVLNSLGTAGYSRAVDCWSLGVILFVCLCGYPPFNEQNTQLSLKDQITRGKYTFIAKEWKHVSDMALDLVKKLLVVDPSKRLTTEEALEHPWLQDEDMKTTFQQLLAQTCTNMDPPETSKMPTTTRKRLHENEEEYGSAKRAVPSTSQKMRLGMEIMLSPKR from the exons ATGTCTCGAGAGACTGGAAGTGAAACACAGCAGTCACAGAGTGCCCAGCAGTCACAGAGTGGCACCAGTTCCTCTTCCAGTGGCTCACAGAGCACTAGCCAGTCTTCCCTAAGTTCTGGGACTCTCAGTTCCTTGGACACTGTTCCCACTCAGGAGCTTCCATCCATCCCTGAGGACCAGGAATCTGAAGAGCTGGCTCCTCAGCCTTGGGGTCGACTCTTTGCACTTGGAAAAGGTTTCATCAATTGTG AATGTGTGAATGAGGAATACTGGTTTGGGAGAGACAAAAGCTGTGATTACAGCTTTTCTAAGCTGGGATTGTCTGAGACTGGCTTCTACCAGAACTATAGCAAGAAGCACTTCCGAATTTTCAGG gaAATGGGTCCAAAAAATTCGCTTGTTGCCTACATTGAAGACCATAGTGCAAATGGGACATTTGTTAATAGAGAGCTCATTGGAAAAGGGAGGAGGCTGCCACTGACACACAACTCTGAAATCTCATTGTCTATACAGACCAATAAGG tgtttgttttttctgatcTTACGGTGGATGATCAGATGATGTTTCCTaaagaattcagagagaaataCATCATGTCAAAGACTTTGGGAAG tgGTGCCTGTGGAGAAGTCAAACTGGCATTTGAGAAGAGCACATGTAACAAAGTGGCAGTGAAAATCATCAATAAAAGGAAGTTTATGGCCAGTGGCCTGACAGAGGCA AACCCAGCTTTAAATATCAATacagaaattgaaattttgaagaaaatagatCAT CCTTGCTTAATCaagattaaaaatttctttgaagCAGAGGATTACTACATTGTTTTGGAACT GATGGAAGGAGGAGAATTGTATGACAGAGTGTCAAGGCCAATCAAGATGAAAGAAGATACCTGCAAGTTGTACTTTTATCAGATGCTGCTGGCAGTAAAG TATCTTCATGACAATGGAATTATACATAGAGATCTAAAGCCAGAAAATGTACTACTATCATCTTCTGAAGAGATATGTCTTATAAAG atTACAGATTTTGGACAATCCAAGATTCTTGGAGAAGCTTCTCTTATGAAAACATTATGTGGTACTCCCATGTATCTTGCTCCTGAGGTTCTAAATTCACTTGGGACTGCTGGATACAGCCGAGCTGTGGACTGCTGGAGTTTAGGAGTTATTCTTTTTGTATG CTTGTGTGGATATCCACCATTCAATGAACAAAATACTCAGCTCTCTCTGAAAGATCAAATCACTCGTGGCAAATACACGTTCATTGCAAAAGAATGGAAGCATGTGTCAGACATGG CTCTGGACCTTGTGAAGAAGCTGTTAGTAGTGGATCCAAGCAAACGTCTTACCACAGAGGAAGCCTTAGAGCATCCTTGGCTTCAG GATGAGGATATGAAAACTACATTTCAACAGCTGCTTGCTCAGACATGTACCAATATGGATCCACCAGAAACGTCAAAAATG ccAACCACAACAAGAAAACGTCTCCatgaaaatgaggaagaatATGGCTCTGCTAAGCGTGCTGTTCCTTCTACATCTCAGAAAATGAg GTTAGGCATGGAAATAATGCTTAGTCCTAAGAGATGA